CTGCTTGTCTTTTCGTCCGTCCTCTGTGTTGCGACAACAGTGACATAGTTCGACTATGCGCCTGATGTCGCGCCTTGATGACGAACGAAAATCCGGCGCGATCTGGTATGCAATTTTCCGGCAATCGCCTTAGTTGGTTAGGCTTACCACCGTTCCTGTCGCCGGGGTTTGTCGTCCTTCGGGCGGGCCTGGTTGACCTTCAGGTTCCTTCCCTTGAGTGCCGCACCGTCCAGCTGCTTGATGGCTTCTTCGGCTTCCGATTGCACATCCATCTCCACGAAACCGAATCCCTTGGAGCGCCCGGTATCGCGATCGGATATTATTTTGACGGATGAAACTTCTCCAAACTGGAGAAACGCCTCCCTCAACTCATCCTCGGTCAGTTGGTACGGAAGGTTTCCTACATAGATATTGGTCATCGATCACTTGCTCTCTGCGCCGTTTTGCAAGAGAAATCAGGACTCAATCAACGGCACTGGAATCGAGATCTGATGGACACCCCGCGTCGAGCGCAGGCTCCGATGCCAAATTATGCCCTATCGGGGGCCTCCGCAACCATCTTTTTTGCGGTTTGCATGTCC
The DNA window shown above is from Gammaproteobacteria bacterium and carries:
- a CDS encoding RNA-binding protein, which encodes MTNIYVGNLPYQLTEDELREAFLQFGEVSSVKIISDRDTGRSKGFGFVEMDVQSEAEEAIKQLDGAALKGRNLKVNQARPKDDKPRRQERW